A single region of the Stigmatopora argus isolate UIUO_Sarg chromosome 6, RoL_Sarg_1.0, whole genome shotgun sequence genome encodes:
- the LOC144075478 gene encoding uncharacterized protein LOC144075478, producing the protein MPKSDTWLYGTGLETLTGMEKASSCDSFVSGLSAFSDDSLEHLSAEEKACLMFLEETIESLDTEDEREISNKEMGLLPTSSTLASRLADLSASMSKNKLSGLRKHNSMETIREKVEHKHIQNYLVPTPFVLASSSHQSKPNPKPGVHLKKKSVSFTTISSQKPTDPHVNFELNGLMPSTTKPKDNFVKTGERGPLSYDALVYLRRSASTKKTPLCPTVDHTIDLVKPSPFITEDNRAVRLAGKFRTVPPPVAPKPKRAPSNISVKMEKEDGLASNSSYNIKNTTDPKIVRQEALKKLGLLKDQECKTPRAPQEELPKSHLSLVNGFFKSRMNINASRSPSFCQASVAPEPRNKGLHSSASFHHNSRCPQQPMSLSHPEQHNRLKIGDPQQFHSFANNGNESTHPEQRLKTVTEDRAVTPKASNPVTYTVMMVPGMDADRKEALRKLGLLRDEPHQ; encoded by the exons ATGCCAAAAAGTGACACTTGGCTTTATGGGACTGGACTGGAAACGTTGACTGGCATGGAAAAAGCAAGCAGCTGTGACAGCTTTGTCAGCGGACTTTCTGCTTTT AGCGATGATAGTCTGGAGCACTTGTCTGCTGAAGAGAAAGCCTGCCTCATGTTTTTGGAGGAGACCATCGAGTCGCTGGACACCGAGGATGAGCGTGAGATCTCCAATAAAGAAATGGGACTCTTGCCAACTTCGAGCACCCTGGCTTCCAGATTGGCAGACCTGTCAGCCTCCATGAGTAAAAACAAGCTCAGTG GTCTGCGAAAGCACAACTCTATGGAAACCATCAGGGAAAAAGTGGAGCATAAACACATACAGAACTATCTTGTACCAACGCCTTTTGTTCTGGCAAGCAGCTCTCATCAATCTAAACCAAACCCAAAACCTGGTGTCCATTTAAAGAAGAAGTCTGTTTCATTTACCACCATCTCCAGCCAGAAGCCTACTGATCCTCATGTTAATTTTGAACTCAACGGTCTGATGCCATCTACAACCAAACCTAAAGACAATTTTGTAAAAACTGGCGAAAGAGGACCTTTATCCTACGATGCACTTGTTTATCTACGAAGGAGTGCTTCCACAAAGAAAACACCTTTATGTCCCACCGTGGATCACACTATAGACTTGGTAAAACCCTCTCCGTTCATCACGGAAGATAACAGAGCTGTCAGACTGGCTGGCAAGTTTAGGACAGTACCACCACCTGTTGCACCAAAACCCAAAAGGGCTCCTTCAAATATCTCTGTGAAGATGGAAAAAGAAGATGGCCTGGCCTCAAACTCATCAtacaacattaaaaacacaacaGACCCTAAAATCGTAAGACAAGAAGCTCTGAAAAAGCTCGGTCTCCTTAAAGACCAAGAATGTAAAACTCCACGAGCTCCCCAAGAGGAGCTCCCCAAATCCCATTTGTCTTTGgtaaatggattttttaaaagtcgGATGAACATTAATGCGTCAAGAAGCCCCTCTTTTTGCCAAGCTTCGGTAGCCCCGGAGCCCCGAAACAAGGGATTGCATAGCAGTGCTAGTTTCCACCACAACTCGCGGTGCCCCCAACAGCCTATGTCACTATCTCATCCAGAACAACATAACAGGTTAAAGATCGGAGATCCACAGCAATTCCATAGCTTTGCTAACAATGGAAATGAGAGTACTCATCCAGAACAGCGACTCAAAACAGTCACAGAGGATCGGGCAGTTACTCCAAAAGCCTCAAACCCTGTGACTTACACAGTGATGATGGTGCCGGGAATGGATGCCGACAGAAAAGAGGCTCTCAGGAAGTTGGGGCTGCTGAGAGACGAGCCACACCAATAA